One genomic segment of Helianthus annuus cultivar XRQ/B chromosome 14, HanXRQr2.0-SUNRISE, whole genome shotgun sequence includes these proteins:
- the LOC110907475 gene encoding uncharacterized protein LOC110907475 → MLKVSPLKGVIQFGKKGKLKPRYIGPFEVTSKVGPVAYRLKLPEQLAGIHNTFHVSNLRKCLVDEAQQIPLEDVQVDEKLNFIEEPLQIEDRKVKKLRKKEIPLVKVKWNARHGPNFTWELENIMKDKYPHRFK, encoded by the coding sequence atgcttaaggtatcacctctgAAAGGAGTGATTCAGTTTGGAAAGAAGGGAAAGTTGAAACCCCGATACATTGGGCCGTTTGAAGTTACAAGCAAAGTAGGACCAGTGGCTTATCGGCTAAAACTTCCTGAACAGCTGGCAGGAATACATAATActtttcatgtatcaaatttaagGAAGTGCCTAGTGGACGAAGCCCAACAAATACCCCTGGAAGACGTACAGGTTGACGAAAAACTCAACTTCATTGAAGAACCACTACAAATCGAAGATAGGAAGGTTAAAAAGTTACGCAAGAAGGAAATCCccttagtcaaagtcaagtggaacgcACGTCATGGACCCAACTTTACATGGGAACTAGAAAACATAATGAAAGATAAGTACCCTCATCGTTTTAAGTAa